Genomic DNA from Niabella ginsenosidivorans:
TAGCCACCTATAATCTCCGTTATGACAACCCGGGAGATACGGGCAATTTATGGAAAGACCGGTCTGTCGCAGTTGTCGGCCTGATCCGCTTTCATGATTTTGACGTGTTTGGCACACAGGAAGGGCTGAAGAACCAGCTGGATGACATTGCAAACGGGCTGCCTGAATATACCTGCTATGGTAAAGGCCGGGATGATGGCGGCGATAAAGGAGAGCACTCTGCGGTCTTTTATAAGAAAGAAAAGTTTGCCCTGCTGAAGTGCGGCGACTTCTGGCTTTCCGAAACACCGGACAAGCCGGGCAAAGGCTGGGATGCGGAATGCTGTAACCGTATCTGCTCCTGGGTGCTTTTAAAAGATAAAGCTACCGGAAAACAATTTTATTTCTTTAATGTGCATTTTGACCATCAGGGAAAGATTGCACAGGTGGAAAGCGGGAAACTGATGCTGAAAAAGATCAGGGAGATTGCAGGCAAGAATAACGTGGTACTTACTGGCGATTTTAACGGAGACCGCAGCTCCGACTGGTACCAGCGCATCGCCAGTTCAGACATACTAAAAGACACGTATAAAGATGTAAAATACCCCTATGCCAATAATGCCTCTTTTAATGCATTTGGCAAAACGCTTGACCGGGATGATGTGATTGATCACATTTTCATCAGCAGGAACGGAAAATCATCCAGATGGGGGATTTTAACAGATACCTACCGGGGAAAGTTTCCGTCAGACCATTTTCCGGTGGAGGCGTTCATTCGTTTTTAATCAGCCGGATCAATAGTAAACCGAGGTTGGCATCTAAAAAAAGCTATGATTGCCAATAGATTCTGTACCAAGTATAGAACGACATTACGTCCTAAAATGATTTTTGATACAGCTTTGTTTTTTCATTTTGGAGCAGGCCATATTCTACTAAAAATTTCAGAGCTCCACAGAAGCCTATATTTCGCATCTTTGTTGGTGTTACGTCCCGGTTTCGCAGCGATAGCAGAAACACCAACAAACGCTGTTATGCCGCTGGTACCTTTCCTTCATGCATAAGCCGCACTCAACACCAACGGTGGCGAAACTTTAAAAGGATCCGCTTTAGTACCAACCCTCATCAGCGGTTATTGGTGCATTTGTAGCTTTGCAAAACCGGCAACGGGGTTCCTGCAATTACTTTATCTTTGAAAAAAATAAATCAGTAGCAATTCATGAAATATCTACCTCTTAATCCTGCAATTTTTATTAAGAACCGCAAACGTTTTGTTGATAAAATGGAGAAAAACTCCATCGCTCTTTTTTGGGCCAACGATGAAATGCCGGAAAACGGTGATGCGCTTTATAAATACAAGCCCAACAGCAGCATCTTCTGGCTGTCGGGTATTGGCCAGGAAGACACGATGGTTATTTTATATCCGGATCATCCGGATCCGAAGTATCGCGAGGTGCTGGTGCTGGTTCGCCCGAACGAGCTTAAGGAAAAATGGGATGGCCGGCGTTTGCGCGCTCATGAAGCTACAGCCATTAGTGGTATGAAAACAGTGGTTTGGGCAGATGCGCTGGAAGGGCTGCTGCAGGGATGGATTCATTCGGCACAGAACATATACCTGGATACCAATGAAAATGACCGCAAAGGTACTACAATTGAAACCCGCCAGTACCGTTATATAAAAGAATTACAGGCCAAATACCCGCTGCACCATTACTTAAGAGCGGCGCCTTTTATGAAAGAGCTGAGGGCTATTAAAACACCGGAAGAGGTAGAAGTAATCAATAAAGCCATAGCCATTACTGAAACCACTTTCCGCCGTTTACTGCAATTTATTAAACCGGGGGTTTGGGAATTTGAAATTGAAGCAGAGATCGTTCATTCCTTTTTGAGCAACCGCGCTACCCGTGAAGGATATGCCAGCATTATTGCCAGCGGTGATAATGCAAGAGTGCTCCATTATATCAGTAACGACCAGCAATGCAAGGATGGCGACCTGATACTGATGGATTTTGGTGCCGAATATGGGGGGTATAATGCGGATCTGACAAGGACCGTTCCTGTTAACGGCAGGTTTACCAAACGCCAGCGCGCCGTATATGATGCCTGTTTAAGAATACACCGTTATTGCGCTTCTATCCTGAAGCCGGGGATCAGTATTGCCACCTATCATGAAAAAGTAGGCGACCAGGCGACCAAAGAATTTATAAAACTGGGCCTTCTGACAAAAGTAGACATAAAAAACGAAGATCCGGCCAACCGGGCTTATCGCAGGTACCTTTATCATGGCATCAGCCACCATTTGGGTATTGATGTGCACGACCTGGCTCCTAATTTCCACACTCCTTTAAAAGCGGGGATGGTACTGACCATTGAACCCGGCATTTATATTGAAGAGGAACAAATGGGCGTACGGATTGAAAACAATTTCCTGCTGACGCGCAGCGGTAATGTAGATCTGATGAAAACAATGCCCATTGAAGCGGATGATATTGAAAGGCTGATGAACAGCTGATAAAAGGCCGGGCAAAATTATTTTTAAGACACCTATGGCATTTTTTTGGTTCATAAGACATGATCCGGATCATCGGACCAAGGTCTATCGCCGAGGCTGACCAAAAAGCCCCTTTTGTCATGCTGAATTTATTTCAGCATCTAAAATAGCGATTGCTTGTCAATAGATTCTGATCCGTCAACCGGCTGACAGAACGACACTCTATTATAAACAGACTTTTTGGTCAGTCCTGGGTCTTTATTCGCAGCTTTTGCAGGCATTTGAGCTATTTGCTTTTTTTAAAATGCAGGTACTTAAAAAGGAAATCGCTACTGTTTATAGCAAGCCGGAAACCCTTGGGGTTTCCATTTTTGTTCATCTCAAATCTTACTTCTCCTGCAGGAACAAACTGATCATTGAATACAATTTTGAATGTATCCTTACTCAAAAAATATAAATAACCGGAGAACTGATTTTTAGACGGCAGCAACTCCAAAAATGCTTTTCCCTTTTCTTCTCTTATAAGGGCTTTACCATATGCACTGTCTTCATATTCTCCTTCGTATATTGAAAAGTCCGGAATAGATATATGTGACCTGTAAGCCGTATCCGTATCGTCTTCGTCCCATGAAAAATGAAAGTTCTTGCCATACAAATCCGCATCCGTATGCTGCCAGTTAATCCTATTGCCTTTCAGACATTTTATTACTACATCTGCAAGTTCTTCATTAAAGTAGGTGATTTTACTGGTTAGTATCACTATGTCTATACTATCACCTGGTATAATGGTTATATAAGATTTGTAACCAGGCATACCACCCCCATGTGTCAATATCTTTTTTTCATTTTCAAGTTCTATGTTCCAGCCGAAGCCATATCCGTCATCAGATGTATTTGAAAAGTGTATCTTGGGGGTGGTTATAGCATATATAACTATCTTCAGATAATAAACGCCTGTTCTTAAAAACGCCTTTATGAATCCATGCCTGCAGCCATCTGAGCATATCATCAATATTTGAATTTATACCTGCTGCAGGTGCCATATTATCCACGTTTACTATTGGTATGGGGGCTATTTCTAAAATGAGGCAGCGCATAATTATTGCTCTTTATCACTTGTACGATACTTGTTGAGCTATTTTGCATGAATAACGGTGAAAAGAATTTTTCTTTTATAAAATGATCCCATGTTTGCCCTGTAACTTTTTCAATGATCAGGCCCGCCACGAGATACATTACATCCTGGTAGCCATAATCAGCCCGGAAGTGATTCCGGATAGCACTGTATTGTATTCTTCTTACAATCTCCTGCCTGGAATAATCAGATCCATACCAGAGCAAATCTCCTTCAAAAGTTTCCAACCCTGACCTATGGCTTAAAATATCAGCAAAGGTAATATGTTTGGTTATCCATGGATCGCTTAATTTAAAATCCGGCAGGTATTTGATCACTTCATCATTCCAGTCAACTTTACCTTCGTCTACCAAACACCTATGGCAGCGGCTGTGAAAGCTTTGGTACATGACATAATTGGAAAAACAGTTTGTGTTGTTACGGGAGTACCATTAACTGTGCTGTTTACACCATATCCCTTTTTAAAAACAACCTGATTGTTTTTGATGATACCAATTGCAAGCCCCGGAATATGATAATCGGCCACTTCTTTTGCGATAAAAACATCAAGCGAATCAGTCTGGTATTGCGCAAAAAGCAAATTCGGGGTTACGAATAGAACGATGAATATCTTTTTCATTTATGGCTATTACATCTGGTTGATTTCTTTAACATACACACTTTACGAAAAGTGGGGTTTTTCTTTTGAACCTGCAATTTGCTTTGGGTATTTTCTCCACTTAATCCGTTTAACTTTTGAATTATTACTACACTAAGTTAAAGCGGTTTTAGAAAATCAGGGAGAAAATTATGATTGCATTGAGATTAAATGGCTGTATGCTGGCCAAGCGTGCAGGCTTTGTTGATCTGTTGACTAATAAGTGCATAAGGCTTTCCGGTTATTCAACAATCCCTAAATAGAAAAGCGGCTGATGGGTCGCTCTTTTGTTCCAGGCGTTTATGGATCATAATAGCTGTTCCACCTGTTTGCTGAAATTCCGGTTCCCGTTCCTTTCATCAAATAAACGGGCTATTTCCTTTGCTTCCCTGCTGAAATGTGCTATAAGCTCATTACGGGTGTATCCTGTTTTACCGGTATACAGGCCGTGTTCTTCCGGCAACACCAGATGAAACACGACTTCCTGCGGAAACTGCGGCAATATTTCCAAAAGTGACAAAGTCATCTGGAACATTTTGCGGCTTTTGCTCCCCACAACTTTTGGGATCAATTGTTCCAGGCGTTCTTTTACCCCTGCCGGATCCCCGGTCACCTTGCAGATCAGCAGCTTGACTTCCGAGAAGATTGCGGAAGAGTCATTGGCCAGCTTTGCCAGCTCTTCTTCTGCTTTATCAGAAAAGTTCCTGGCTATATCCGGCTGTCCGTTTTTATACGCGTGATAGCTGAGGTTTACCAATGTACGCATGGGCACATGTACACAGGTATATTGTTTCTCTAATAAAGGAACCGCCTGTGCATGCCCCTGTTCAAAACCATCCAGTTCCAGCGTAGCGCTTACGTCCGCATCCATTTCACAGGCCTGGCAATCGCTCATGGCATCCCTTTCCACAGTTTTCAGTTGCTCTGCAAATGCACGGATCAATACAGGGTCTTTCTGAATAAGCGCATCGCTGTACAGTTCATTATAGTAGGCCCGCAGACCATACCCATTCCTTTGCAGCCTGGTTTTAAAATCTTCCAGTGCCGCCTGAAGCTGTTCTATGGAAACAAGCGGGTTATCATACAGATCGCTCATCATCCACTTATACTGCCACAAAAAATCGGTTTCTGAAAACAGATCCGGGTTTTCATCGCAGGCCTTCAGTACCCATGCAAAGGCGGGAATCGATTCCCTGGAAAAAGCCACATCCCTTTCTTCTTCAATCAACATCAGGCGCAGGTCATATCCCCATTCTATATCTTCATTCTCATCGGCAATTTTAATGGCCTGTAACAAAAGCTTTATTTTTTCCTCAGGCGTTGCCAACCCTTCTACCTGGTTTAATAATTTCTGGATCTTTAATGTATACATGGTGTTTACCCTTTAAATCTGAATAAAATTTTTCATTCCCATTACCAGCAATGAATGCAGCGCATTGTTAAAGAGCAGTAGCTGTTTTTCGCTTACAGGATATTTCCCCATTAGTAATGCCTGTACATACAGCACTTCGGTAATAGCCTGCAGCATATAATCATCGTCGATCGTAAGGAGGTTCTTTACCAGGCCATTATTCATATTCAGGCAAAAGGTGTTTACCGCTTCTGCTCTTTGTTGTATACTGCCCAATGCCCCGGCAAAAGGATTATCATTTGCCTTTATCTTTTTTATAGTGGCTGAAGTAAAATCTTCATCTCCCCTCGTAAAAATGGCAGGCGTATCTGCCGGGGCAAAATATTTCAGCTGCATTACACAGTTAAAAGGTTTTGTGTATTGCTCCAGCTTTTTTAAAACAGCGCGGTATGCTTTTTTCTCGTCTTCGCTGATGTCAGTAAATGTTTCCAGCAATTTCGACGAAGACATTTCACGGATATTCAGTTCCGGCTGCATCCCTTTAATTTTCTTTATCAGGTCCTCTTCAAAAGTGTACGCCACATTTACAACCAGCGCTCCCTGGTATTCTGCAATACGCTGCACCTGCCTGAACTCCTCATAATCCGCGCAATAATAAATAACAGGAAAATGCTCCCTGATATCCTTAAAGGTACGGAAGCCTTTATTGGTCTCAAAAGGGAGGTCATCAAGGATCAGTGACAGGAATTCGGTATCCTCCGCTGCGATCGCTTTCAGATGCAGGAAATGGATCTGGATGATCTTCTGATAAATCTCAAAGTCAATATTCCGGATATTTTTCAGATAACTCTTTAAAGCTTTCCCTATTTCCTTTCTTGCAGCGCGCAGGAGGTCATTTTGCATAAAGAATTCCCTTGAAGCAGTAGCACTAAGCGTGTTACTGTTCACCACCATTTTTACAAAAAAGGCCCAGGAGGGCAGCAGACCATTATCCGCCTCACTTAACAGCATCCTTTTCAAATAAATGCGATGATGCTGTCTGGCAGAAAACTGCGTTTTGTAGGGCAGGATGTACAAAACACCTTCACATTCCCCTGCTTCAGTACGCAACCGGACGGCATCAATAAAACTGGTCTGAAACAGCTCTTTGCCCATCTGTAATAATGCTTCTTTTGAAGTGTCGGGATGAAGCCAGACAGGCGGCTGCTCATTTAAAACCTTTTCTTCTTTACCTGTCCTGATCGTTATTTTTTCGGGCAATGCATCTCCATAAAACTTTATCTGGGGAATAAAGTTTTCCGGTCTGAATAAATGGGCATGGCTTTTCTTGGGTGTAAGACAGACCTTTGTGCCAACCGGCATTGTTTCCTGCAGGGTCTCGATCCGGTAGCGGCCGTCATTAAAAGCTGTCCACCGAAACCCGGTGGCGTCAAATGCCGAGCGCGTTTCAATACAGATCTCATCGCTTACAACAAAACAGGATAATAAACCGATGCCGAACCTTCCAATAAAGGTACGCGCATCCTCTGCTGATTTCCGTTTTGAGCTTTCACCAATAACCGATAAAAATTCATGTATTTCGTTTTCCTTTAAGCCGATGCCGTTATCCTGGAAAACGAATGGAT
This window encodes:
- a CDS encoding endonuclease/exonuclease/phosphatase family protein, translated to MYKRSLFSFLFFICFLCSYSQTLNIATYNLRYDNPGDTGNLWKDRSVAVVGLIRFHDFDVFGTQEGLKNQLDDIANGLPEYTCYGKGRDDGGDKGEHSAVFYKKEKFALLKCGDFWLSETPDKPGKGWDAECCNRICSWVLLKDKATGKQFYFFNVHFDHQGKIAQVESGKLMLKKIREIAGKNNVVLTGDFNGDRSSDWYQRIASSDILKDTYKDVKYPYANNASFNAFGKTLDRDDVIDHIFISRNGKSSRWGILTDTYRGKFPSDHFPVEAFIRF
- a CDS encoding aminopeptidase P family protein, producing MKYLPLNPAIFIKNRKRFVDKMEKNSIALFWANDEMPENGDALYKYKPNSSIFWLSGIGQEDTMVILYPDHPDPKYREVLVLVRPNELKEKWDGRRLRAHEATAISGMKTVVWADALEGLLQGWIHSAQNIYLDTNENDRKGTTIETRQYRYIKELQAKYPLHHYLRAAPFMKELRAIKTPEEVEVINKAIAITETTFRRLLQFIKPGVWEFEIEAEIVHSFLSNRATREGYASIIASGDNARVLHYISNDQQCKDGDLILMDFGAEYGGYNADLTRTVPVNGRFTKRQRAVYDACLRIHRYCASILKPGISIATYHEKVGDQATKEFIKLGLLTKVDIKNEDPANRAYRRYLYHGISHHLGIDVHDLAPNFHTPLKAGMVLTIEPGIYIEEEQMGVRIENNFLLTRSGNVDLMKTMPIEADDIERLMNS
- a CDS encoding DUF3471 domain-containing protein, giving the protein MICSDGCRHGFIKAFLRTGVYYLKIVIYAITTPKIHFSNTSDDGYGFGWNIELENEKKILTHGGGMPGYKSYITIIPGDSIDIVILTSKITYFNEELADVVIKCLKGNRINWQHTDADLYGKNFHFSWDEDDTDTAYRSHISIPDFSIYEGEYEDSAYGKALIREEKGKAFLELLPSKNQFSGYLYFLSKDTFKIVFNDQFVPAGEVRFEMNKNGNPKGFRLAINSSDFLFKYLHFKKSK
- a CDS encoding serine hydrolase domain-containing protein; this translates as MVDEGKVDWNDEVIKYLPDFKLSDPWITKHITFADILSHRSGLETFEGDLLWYGSDYSRQEIVRRIQYSAIRNHFRADYGYQDVMYLVAGLIIEKVTGQTWDHFIKEKFFSPLFMQNSSTSIVQVIKSNNYALPHFRNSPHTNSKRG
- a CDS encoding serine hydrolase domain-containing protein, with translation MKKIFIVLFVTPNLLFAQYQTDSLDVFIAKEVADYHIPGLAIGIIKNNQVVFKKGYGVNSTVNGTPVTTQTVFPIMSCTKAFTAAAIGVW
- a CDS encoding HSP90 family protein, whose amino-acid sequence is METVNNEYYSFQVNLQGMISLLSEHLYSNPGTFIRELLQNAVDAIAAFRQLDEHLIGDIRITLPDAGPAGNPFVFQDNGIGLKENEIHEFLSVIGESSKRKSAEDARTFIGRFGIGLLSCFVVSDEICIETRSAFDATGFRWTAFNDGRYRIETLQETMPVGTKVCLTPKKSHAHLFRPENFIPQIKFYGDALPEKITIRTGKEEKVLNEQPPVWLHPDTSKEALLQMGKELFQTSFIDAVRLRTEAGECEGVLYILPYKTQFSARQHHRIYLKRMLLSEADNGLLPSWAFFVKMVVNSNTLSATASREFFMQNDLLRAARKEIGKALKSYLKNIRNIDFEIYQKIIQIHFLHLKAIAAEDTEFLSLILDDLPFETNKGFRTFKDIREHFPVIYYCADYEEFRQVQRIAEYQGALVVNVAYTFEEDLIKKIKGMQPELNIREMSSSKLLETFTDISEDEKKAYRAVLKKLEQYTKPFNCVMQLKYFAPADTPAIFTRGDEDFTSATIKKIKANDNPFAGALGSIQQRAEAVNTFCLNMNNGLVKNLLTIDDDYMLQAITEVLYVQALLMGKYPVSEKQLLLFNNALHSLLVMGMKNFIQI